One genomic window of Pagrus major chromosome 22, Pma_NU_1.0 includes the following:
- the rsph9 gene encoding radial spoke head protein 9 homolog — translation MDSNSLYYSLELVAGSGQTLNVEQRAALQTSLVILKKNYKFSRVLFWGKILGLNEDYFIAQGRGEDEMQDKKYLYSFNCMDWFLLPSTTDSMIQEVSAAAKGRFIGDPSHVYGQGESDEEKLESKVKEESRLAVTVHQIDEEVSVVPRGAFIKSPHGLVQINRSFGGLSDSEAGKLDNYLHFSEPKNLKKKSILEMADLNPAIDFLDVLSDDIPKGSWSLQCECAGRVCVLRSLFWLGLTSYHVPMTPQHGYIYIGDGTKNLDLPFML, via the exons ATGGACTCTAACTCGTTGTACTATTCTTTGGAGCTCGTTGCCGGAAGTGGACAGACTTTAAATGTTGAACAGAGAGCCGCTCTGCAGACCTCTCTGGTCATCCTCAAGAAGAACTACAAATTCAGTCGAGTCCTGTTTTGGGGGAAAATACTGGGATTAAATGAGGATTACTTTATCGCTCAGGGGAGAGGAGAAGATGAGATGCAGGACAAAAAGTATCTCTACAG TTTCAACTGCATGGACTGGTTCCTGCTCCCCAGCACGACAGACTCCATGATCCAGGAAGTGTCCGCAGCTGCAAAGGGTCGATTCATTGGAGATCCCTCACATGTGTACGGGCAAGGAGAGAGCGatgaggagaagctggag AGCAAAGTCAAAGAGGAGAGCAGGCTGGCAGTGACGGTTCATCAGATCGATGAGGAAGTGTCTGTGGTACCACGTGGCGCCTTCATCAAGAGTCCACATGGCCTCGTTCAGATCAACCGCAGCTTTGGTG GGCTGTCTGACTCAGAAGCAGGGAAGCTTGACAACTACCTTCACTTCAGCGAACCAAAGAATCTGAAGAAGAAATCCATCCTGGAAATGGCTGACTTGAACCCAGCTATTGATTTCCTGGATGTATTGAGTGATGACATTCCTAAAG ggTCATGGAGTCTTCAGTGTGAATGTGCCGGCAGAGTGTGCGTGCTTCGCAGTCTGTTTTGGCTCGGCCTGACCTCCTACCATGTGCCAATGACGCCACAGCATGGTTACATCTACATCGGGGATGGGACCAAGAATCTAGACCTTCCCTTCATGCTATGA
- the mrps18a gene encoding large ribosomal subunit protein mL66, whose product MAARSMLRSVWTSFAGLKVGATCPNVKVHQRINVPQLPALAIQSRGIRRVVEKQDNKTTMIEGQILDIPAAPQPPNPTAKCPIYRWNLQQKYNYTDVLLLSQFIRSDGGMLPRKITGLCLEEHRKIAICVQMAHRAGLLPDHKPKLPEGHVPKRPKPQLNRYLTRWSTDTVKPIYKPGLKWCKKRMPVGDPALKDNVRYSVKPLYIKH is encoded by the exons ATGGCGGCCCGCAGTATGTTGAGGTCTGTGTGGACCTCGTTTGCGGGCTTAAAAGTAGGTGCCACATGTCCCAACGTGAAGGTTCATCAGCGGATAAATGTCCCGCAGCTACCGGCTTTAGCCATTCAGAGCCGAGGGATCCGCCGAG TGGTGGagaaacaagacaacaaaacaacaatg ATTGAAGGACAAATACTGGACATTCCAGCAGCACCACAGCCTCCAAACCCCACAGCCAAGTGTCCTATCTACAGGTGGAACCTGCAGCAGAAATACAACTACACG GATGTCTTGTTGCTCAGTCAGTTCATCCGGTCAGATGGAGGGATGTTGCCCAGGAAGATCACCGGTCTGTGTCTGGAGGAACATCGCAAGATTGCCATCTGTGTGCAGATGGCCCACAGAGCAG GTCTGCTGCCTGACCACAAACCCAAACTTCCAGAGGGCCATGTCCCAAAGAGGCCTAAGCCCCAACTAAACAG ATACCTGACCCGCTGGTCCACTGACACGGTGAAACCCATCTATAAACCTGGACTGAAGTGGTGTAAGAAGCGCATGCCAGTTGGCGACCCAGCACTGAAGGACAATGTGCGCTACAGCGTCAAGCCCCTttacataaaacactga